A window from Pyrococcus yayanosii CH1 encodes these proteins:
- a CDS encoding helix-turn-helix transcriptional regulator, producing MRTWIFLLFLMLLLPLASAQYIPIDLQLKVYRDGVVEVSMRIIPEEYAFQVEIPLLGKNVEGIEVTDENGEPLVYEIRGDVLVVYPEDADEILVSYYTPDLTMKEGVVWTLKVSINQTFTVVLPEGTVIVGLSDIPISLSGNTIEMPPGNQSISYVFEDIIPERRRFYTYFLIGAVIIALLVALRFWRRPKKVEEKPPEDFLSRLMREYNLNDDEIRAIKYLMEVGGGASQADVRKALDIPKTSAWRMFRRLEQRGLVKIYKKGRENWVELAIDIQNET from the coding sequence ATGAGGACCTGGATTTTTTTGCTCTTTCTCATGCTTCTCCTGCCCCTCGCATCTGCCCAGTATATCCCAATCGATCTCCAGCTTAAGGTTTACAGGGATGGTGTCGTTGAGGTCTCGATGAGGATAATCCCGGAGGAGTACGCCTTCCAGGTTGAAATCCCGTTGCTTGGGAAAAATGTTGAGGGAATAGAGGTAACTGATGAAAATGGGGAGCCGCTCGTCTATGAGATTCGTGGGGATGTCCTCGTGGTTTACCCAGAAGATGCGGATGAGATTCTCGTGAGTTATTACACGCCCGACCTCACGATGAAGGAGGGTGTCGTATGGACCCTTAAAGTTTCCATCAATCAGACTTTCACGGTGGTGCTTCCGGAGGGCACGGTGATCGTGGGCCTGAGTGATATCCCAATATCCCTTTCCGGGAACACAATAGAGATGCCACCAGGAAATCAGAGCATTTCCTACGTGTTCGAGGACATAATCCCCGAAAGGAGGCGTTTCTATACGTACTTCCTCATCGGTGCGGTTATTATTGCCCTTTTGGTGGCCTTGAGATTCTGGAGGAGGCCGAAGAAGGTTGAGGAGAAACCTCCCGAAGACTTTCTTTCCCGCTTGATGCGGGAATACAACCTAAATGACGATGAGATAAGGGCCATAAAGTACCTGATGGAGGTTGGCGGGGGAGCTAGCCAGGCCGATGTTAGGAAGGCTCTTGATATACCTAAGACCTCCGCTTGGAGGATGTTTAGAAGACTAGAGCAGAGGGGTCTCGTCAAGATTTACAAGAAGGGAAGGGAAAACTGGGTGGAGCTGGCGATTGATATACAAAATGAGACATAA
- a CDS encoding TRM11 family SAM-dependent methyltransferase, which yields MRRYAIVLGKNPELSIAELRAFSKRFRLGIRILEEHLSGPNTSWVLIKAKEEIERYFRWLGGSLKLVWIIGNGEDAIEHLEYARLFTLSLYGNNDWRVWRKLGSKVKEILKRKDRTKFFKPANVYAMPGELLLKGFPETKDFVFFFRDGDILVGETVRITDPFELKKLDVERPVVRPILSIPPRLARIMVNLAEVRRGNVLDPFCGIGTILQELILQGLNAYGSDRNPERIREARRNLEWLRREFRVRKVAQLEICDVRRLRKCFRTRFDAIVTEPYMGKPLRRTSTKEEAVKMARELDRLYYGAFESFADVLKRNARVVFVFPAYRLEGGGMYRRNRPWLEELGFEVLERHLDFEERHRLIRDIHVMKFKG from the coding sequence ATGCGGAGATACGCTATCGTTCTCGGTAAAAACCCGGAGCTCAGCATCGCAGAGCTCAGAGCATTCTCCAAAAGGTTCAGGTTAGGGATTAGGATACTTGAGGAGCATCTCTCAGGCCCAAATACGAGCTGGGTTCTCATCAAGGCAAAGGAAGAGATAGAAAGATATTTCAGATGGCTCGGAGGCTCTCTGAAGCTTGTCTGGATTATCGGGAATGGGGAGGATGCGATAGAACATCTCGAATATGCAAGGCTCTTTACCCTCAGCCTTTACGGGAACAACGACTGGCGGGTGTGGAGGAAGCTTGGGTCAAAAGTCAAGGAAATCCTCAAGAGGAAAGACAGAACGAAGTTCTTTAAACCTGCCAACGTTTACGCCATGCCCGGCGAGCTCCTGCTAAAGGGCTTTCCAGAGACCAAGGACTTCGTATTCTTCTTCAGGGACGGTGATATCCTCGTGGGAGAGACCGTTAGGATAACGGATCCCTTCGAACTCAAGAAACTTGACGTTGAAAGGCCGGTTGTGAGGCCCATCCTTTCGATACCACCAAGGCTTGCAAGGATAATGGTCAACCTCGCCGAGGTCAGGAGGGGGAATGTCCTCGATCCATTCTGCGGCATCGGAACAATCCTTCAAGAGCTCATCCTCCAGGGCCTGAACGCCTACGGAAGCGATAGGAATCCGGAAAGAATAAGGGAAGCCCGGAGAAATCTCGAGTGGCTTAGAAGAGAGTTCCGCGTCAGGAAGGTTGCCCAGCTTGAGATCTGCGACGTCAGAAGGCTTAGAAAGTGCTTCAGGACTCGCTTCGATGCTATAGTCACGGAGCCCTACATGGGCAAGCCCCTACGCCGAACGTCCACGAAGGAAGAGGCCGTGAAGATGGCAAGGGAGCTCGACCGCCTCTACTACGGGGCCTTCGAAAGCTTTGCGGACGTCCTGAAGAGGAACGCTCGCGTAGTTTTCGTCTTTCCAGCCTACAGGCTCGAGGGGGGTGGCATGTACAGGAGAAACCGCCCATGGCTTGAAGAGCTGGGCTTCGAGGTTCTCGAAAGGCATCTCGACTTCGAGGAGAGGCACAGGCTCATAAGGGACATCCACGTGATGAAGTTCAAAGGGTAG
- a CDS encoding YhbY family RNA-binding protein, with protein MAVKRLPGKVRRALRARYYDIEPRAWIGKRGLEESVIKEIETQLARTGVLKVEIRKGALIATKMTRKQIAEKVAELTDSELLEVRGKRFILFRPREGWERYLKRLQLKEQAKRRAQEEPVRKIKLDILEFRKKFKKGRG; from the coding sequence ATGGCGGTTAAGCGATTACCGGGAAAAGTGAGAAGGGCCCTTCGGGCGAGATACTATGATATCGAGCCGCGAGCCTGGATAGGGAAGAGGGGGCTTGAGGAGAGCGTCATAAAGGAGATAGAAACTCAACTCGCGAGAACCGGCGTCCTTAAGGTTGAGATAAGAAAGGGCGCCCTCATCGCGACCAAGATGACGAGAAAACAGATAGCAGAGAAGGTCGCCGAGCTCACGGACAGCGAGCTCCTCGAGGTCAGGGGCAAAAGGTTTATATTGTTCCGCCCGAGAGAGGGGTGGGAAAGGTATTTAAAGAGACTCCAGCTTAAGGAGCAGGCAAAGAGGAGGGCTCAGGAGGAGCCCGTACGCAAGATTAAGCTCGATATCCTCGAATTCCGGAAGAAGTTCAAGAAGGGGAGGGGTTGA
- a CDS encoding 30S ribosomal protein S19e has translation MATVYDVPGDLLVERVAQKLKEIPEIKPPEWAPFVKTGRHKERLPEQEDWWYYRVASILRRVYVDGPVGIERLRTYYGGRKNRGHAPERFYKAGGSIIRKALQQLEAAGFVEKVPGKGRVVTPKGRSFLDKIATELKKELEEIIPELKKY, from the coding sequence ATGGCGACGGTTTATGATGTTCCCGGTGACCTGCTCGTCGAAAGGGTTGCCCAGAAGCTCAAGGAGATACCAGAAATAAAGCCTCCTGAGTGGGCTCCGTTCGTAAAGACCGGGAGGCATAAGGAGAGGCTTCCGGAGCAGGAGGACTGGTGGTACTACAGGGTCGCTTCCATACTCAGGAGGGTCTATGTGGATGGCCCCGTTGGCATCGAGAGACTTAGGACTTACTACGGTGGTAGGAAGAATCGTGGTCATGCACCGGAGCGCTTCTACAAGGCCGGTGGAAGTATAATAAGGAAGGCCCTTCAGCAACTCGAGGCTGCAGGTTTCGTGGAGAAGGTTCCTGGTAAGGGGAGGGTTGTAACGCCCAAGGGCAGGAGCTTTCTCGACAAGATAGCTACCGAGCTCAAGAAGGAGCTTGAAGAGATAATTCCCGAGCTCAAGAAGTACTGA
- a CDS encoding PRC-barrel domain-containing protein encodes MVKIKASKLRDVELITDTGMRLGWVYDLSFDEKTGELLVIVAEPDEDLDTSQFVTTHEGLLLIPISAVKSIGEVIIIDSSKLAVKSKLRSTGRHS; translated from the coding sequence ATGGTGAAGATAAAGGCATCAAAGCTCAGGGATGTTGAGCTCATAACTGACACCGGCATGAGGCTCGGTTGGGTTTACGACCTGAGCTTCGACGAAAAAACCGGAGAGCTTCTTGTAATAGTCGCGGAACCTGACGAGGACTTGGACACGAGCCAGTTCGTCACTACCCACGAGGGTCTCCTCCTAATACCAATAAGCGCCGTCAAGAGCATCGGCGAGGTAATAATCATTGACTCCTCTAAGCTAGCCGTGAAGTCCAAGCTGAGGAGCACCGGGAGGCATTCCTGA
- a CDS encoding DUF447 domain-containing protein encodes MSLQTLLPEEGKVYELLLVTKTNVTPVGVVRRGNILHFKLFEGRSFEDLKAWPYAVLHVVDDVELLVKAAFNFSLSLEFVPAEKVPLQRIEGFSWIEGSVKCLEGLIEDSLGSSQVLRCTFAPVHVGIIARPPRPLSRADCYLLELAVLASRILVARKRGIDSSKMLDKARELFGEYERLGGRSETAREIMRLLGQEYL; translated from the coding sequence TTGTCCCTCCAGACACTTCTTCCAGAGGAGGGCAAGGTTTACGAGCTCCTGCTCGTCACGAAAACCAACGTAACGCCAGTAGGTGTCGTTAGGAGGGGAAATATTCTGCACTTTAAGCTGTTCGAGGGAAGGAGCTTCGAAGATCTGAAGGCATGGCCCTACGCCGTTCTTCATGTAGTAGATGATGTCGAACTCCTCGTGAAGGCGGCCTTCAACTTTTCCCTCTCCCTTGAATTCGTTCCAGCCGAGAAGGTCCCTCTGCAAAGAATTGAAGGTTTCTCCTGGATCGAGGGAAGTGTTAAGTGCTTAGAAGGACTTATCGAGGACTCCCTGGGAAGTAGTCAGGTGCTAAGGTGCACCTTCGCACCAGTCCACGTTGGAATCATAGCGAGACCACCAAGGCCCCTTAGCAGGGCCGACTGTTACCTGCTAGAACTCGCGGTTCTTGCCTCAAGGATTCTAGTGGCAAGAAAGAGAGGAATCGACTCATCGAAGATGCTCGACAAGGCAAGGGAACTCTTCGGAGAATACGAAAGGTTAGGAGGAAGGAGTGAGACCGCCCGGGAGATCATGCGGCTCTTAGGCCAGGAATATCTGTAG
- a CDS encoding COG1470 family protein — MRKLAIFFAVLMLINFPVGAQSSLTLEVNPNYLEGLPGEVLHLNVTVRNAGSEPAENVTVYIAGPVRGILFTQAFIRLLPPGNATNVTLTIYINDAQAGVYELKVVARFGSQLVEVPFRLRVKSVIGYSLSIEGAERYLYGKDVGLLLTLSSKANSILIGTVEFKLYMNGSLLKGERFIVYLSPGETWRRSVKIERPEPGNYTAVLSADFYGVRKEVSLNFTVYRRDLRYSVSFENGAIVVRVTEGNRPVSGIPVTIGNTTMLTDESGMVEYPVSEPGTYRVVLNLDEKIVETVVDVKRPILMLRQEGSELVVRVLDPTGSPIAEVPVVAVGPEGKAYGTTDANGTVRFDGEDIGYGLITVIVESSRYLSARESITLEAPTSTPLTMSPTYTETSISQATTPPITPSPNYTPSLAYTKGSHLPLILFIFLALFATSSYVAFFRPLVVEDRLGRYYFVKIRAPKLRALHGFRYEKAAKAIEAWATKGDVKIEDGKVVWEIDELEPGEEATLQIFLA, encoded by the coding sequence TTGAGGAAGCTTGCTATCTTTTTCGCGGTTCTCATGCTCATAAACTTCCCCGTGGGAGCTCAGTCTTCCCTGACGCTGGAGGTGAACCCAAACTACCTGGAAGGGCTGCCAGGCGAGGTCCTGCACCTGAACGTTACCGTCAGGAACGCTGGAAGTGAACCGGCCGAGAACGTGACCGTTTACATTGCCGGTCCAGTGAGAGGAATTCTCTTCACGCAGGCCTTCATAAGGCTTCTCCCCCCCGGGAACGCCACCAACGTAACTCTAACGATTTACATAAATGATGCCCAAGCTGGGGTCTACGAGCTAAAAGTAGTGGCTAGATTCGGGAGCCAGCTTGTGGAAGTTCCCTTCAGGCTCCGTGTTAAATCGGTCATAGGTTACTCACTCTCCATAGAGGGAGCGGAGCGCTATCTTTACGGGAAGGATGTGGGTCTCCTACTAACACTTTCCTCGAAGGCTAACTCAATCCTGATAGGGACCGTTGAGTTCAAATTATACATGAACGGAAGCCTCTTGAAGGGCGAGCGGTTCATAGTATACCTTTCCCCTGGGGAGACTTGGAGACGCTCCGTGAAGATAGAAAGGCCAGAACCCGGGAACTACACCGCCGTTCTCTCTGCCGACTTTTATGGAGTCAGGAAGGAGGTATCGCTGAACTTTACGGTTTACAGGAGGGACCTCAGGTACTCAGTCAGCTTTGAGAACGGTGCGATAGTGGTGAGGGTTACGGAAGGGAATAGGCCCGTTTCGGGGATACCTGTGACGATAGGAAACACCACGATGCTGACAGACGAGAGCGGAATGGTTGAGTATCCAGTTAGTGAGCCTGGAACATACAGAGTCGTGCTTAATCTGGACGAAAAAATCGTAGAGACCGTTGTGGATGTTAAGAGGCCTATCCTTATGCTCCGGCAAGAGGGCTCTGAGCTCGTCGTGAGGGTGCTCGACCCGACAGGGAGTCCAATAGCGGAAGTCCCAGTAGTTGCTGTTGGACCCGAGGGAAAAGCATACGGAACAACGGACGCTAACGGTACCGTGCGCTTCGATGGAGAAGATATTGGGTACGGTCTCATTACGGTGATTGTAGAGAGCTCTCGCTATCTCTCGGCTAGAGAGTCCATAACGCTTGAGGCCCCAACGTCCACGCCCTTAACCATGAGCCCGACCTATACGGAGACGTCTATATCCCAAGCAACAACTCCTCCGATTACTCCCTCGCCAAATTACACCCCGTCGCTCGCATACACCAAGGGAAGCCATCTGCCCTTAATCCTTTTCATTTTCCTGGCACTCTTTGCTACCAGCTCCTACGTGGCGTTCTTTAGGCCTCTAGTTGTCGAAGACAGGCTGGGCAGGTACTACTTTGTCAAGATAAGGGCTCCGAAGCTAAGGGCTCTCCACGGTTTCAGGTATGAGAAGGCAGCCAAGGCCATTGAGGCTTGGGCTACCAAAGGGGATGTTAAAATCGAAGATGGCAAGGTCGTGTGGGAAATCGACGAGCTGGAGCCTGGAGAGGAAGCCACCCTACAGATATTCCTGGCCTAA